From Cotesia glomerata isolate CgM1 linkage group LG3, MPM_Cglom_v2.3, whole genome shotgun sequence:
ACGTTTTTCGGAGGACTTGGTTTCAAGTCCTTTCTCTTCGTCAATCGCCCATCTATTCCATCTGGGGAGTTTCGGTCCTTCCTCTCGTTAGACTTGTTGGAAGTATGACCTTCGTCTTTAGCAtcagattcaccgtcaccatCGCCTCCGGTGTCCATTGATTCTTCGATCTCCACAGTAAGTTGACTGCTCTTCTCCGGCATAAGACGAGGAGTGAATCGTCGAGGTGActgccattcttcgtccagttttttAAACCTTCGAAGGGCATTAACTACCCCGGTTGCCTTGGCCTTTACCTCTttatggatattgacctttgaTTGGACAAACTCATGCAGTTCGCTGGTCAGCTTTTCGAGGcgttccagcgcttgcgtcCGCTTCATCTCAGCGCTTGCTGTAATCGCTGCTTCTTGGGCGTGAGGCCCACTAATACTCCTGtccttttcttgttttttcgtTTCTTCCATGATTTTGAGTGATACTCCAAAGCAAAAGGTCGTCTCCGAACGCGATGCCTCCGGAAGTGGAGGGGTGATCACTCTTACAGCTACCTCCATTGCTATAAGAGCTTTCGGTCATTGAAGCGGGAAATCTCAACCGCTTCGACCCTGCACCTGCTTCCTTCATCGGCTTCCTCTTGCTCCCGTGGATGCGGCACGTAGATGCCGGGAGTTACCACGTACACCGCGCTATAAGGATCATTTCGCACATCTCTTTCGAGCAGCGTCACCGTATCCGCTTGCGTACGTGACCCTAGGTCAGATGGTGTGACCAACCCTTCCTGCCGAAAGgggagttttcgttttttaccgcgagagctattttatttcgctcttACCCTCTGCCCCGAAGAACAGCGAGCTTTCTCCGACCCACAAGGATACACGGACGGTGGCTGTTACTCTTCAGCTCCGATGCCTGATTTGGTCCGCGAgggctattttatttcgcccCAATCCGCCGATCTTACGACCGGTTAGGACcccccctatccgccacctggggaCGCGCCCGGTGGGAGTTTGGCTTCTTCCGacgggtgtgtgtgtgtgtgtgtgtgtgtgtgtgtgtgtgtgtgtgtgtgtgtggccgtatgtaaacctcttataacttttgaacggctagaccgattttatcgcagttggtgtcattcgaaagggctttgccaaacttagatttcctgtgagTTGGAACcaattcggaccggtagatttcgagaaattgcaaaaaaagtgaaaaaaaagttgtttctttttcattttttcaaaacatctCCGAATTAGCTGAACCGATCGACTTCAAAAACTactcagctcttaaccttgaaaacctgCATCGATCGCCACTAAGTGCGttagaatcggttgatgcgttcgtgagatatcgttgtcgaaaaaaatcgaaaaaagtgtttgtttgttgaaaactcgattttgaAAAAAGGGGGTGAAATCAATACCttcccaacttttgaaaattttcaattttcttagcgggaagttaaaaaactaagaattgattaatttgttGTTGGTATGTGCTGCGAAATGTTGAGTTAATTCATTTACTTATACCACTGGTGGCGCTAATGAAAAATAACACGTGACTGTCAGTGGTAGTAGGAATCTATGTATGTATTAATGTACATCGCTGTGCATTCTGCATAATTCAACATTTATAACCGCTATATATAAGTATCATGGAGGATACTTGTGAAACGCTCCAGCAGGCCGCTTCGGATTCTTTCCCCCCTGGCGCAAATGCACCAATAGATCATCATCCAGGCGATGAGAGTGCTGAAGAATCCAGGATGACAAATACATTAGCAGAGAATCAGCTTCAACTCAATTCCAAGGCGTTCCAGCAAGAAGGATGTCACCGGATAAATTGGGTTTACGTGATATTATGCTTTCGTTCCGGATTATCGATGTCAAGAATGGTACAAAAAAAAGAGTGCGCTGCAGTCCAAAATATAACACTGAGAACGTCGAGGACCTGTTCAAAGACCGTCCGATTTTCAGCCTGGCCAAAGATGAAGAGGGGGTATGGCGTATCATCCTGTCGTGGTGGTTTGACGCCGATTCTACTACGTGAAGATCGGAATTTGGCGCCATGACTGAACCAGCTTCGAGACTACCACCCTCTACTGCGCAGACGATTTGAGGATGTACCGATGATGAatcgtagtttttttttatttttttaacttcccgcttataatattgtaaattttttaaaaaacgatCGAACGTTATTGATTTCGGTCCGATTTTCGaaagtcgagttttcatctatctatttttttctcagtactATATGACAAGGCTATTGCTCGTCTAGAAGCGATAGCCTTATTTATGAACTTTGCAGCAAAAGTACGGTAGAAATGCTGtataactatagtaaaaaaactggccaaaacaaccacagaaataccgtattatttcagaattataacggtaaatttatggtaaacgcattaataccgagaatttacggtatttcaaaAACCGCGAGGGTTAGAGGAAGAAGCGAGAGAACGTGTAAGCCATTAGGGAAGAACGCCGTCAACAGTAATcaagaaatcaaaaaaaaaaaaaaaaaaaacgaaaaaaataactaaaattattaatgtttataacataaattttcaataatctgGCAAATGGTCACATTTAATAGTGTTCTTTACTGAAAATaatatgtatttaatttgattatttttttgacagaatatatttataataataaaatatcaaattaaaatagttttatttttttgaaaaaattacacactGAAGGAGGagttaatatataattataaacaaaagtttGATCTAAATACTCAAACAAGTTCTTCTTGCTTGAAacctgtaaaatttttatttataaaattaaaataaaaatattttattcaaattaattttatatttgaacAACAAatgattgtaataatttttttttgtgactaaaaaaaatcaaatatgaTTCAATGGTCCTCCTCTCACTGGATCTTCATCCGGGATTATTCCTGCCCAGATCGAGTTGTTTTGCCGCCTCTCCGTAGCTCCAGGTTGCAATCTGGTCTGGTCAGTATTTTCGATTCGCAGCAGAAAGTGTCTATTGTGCTGGCGAGAGAACAAGTAATTGTACAACGCTGTCTTTAGAACACCCAAGTGAAGATCACCTGaagttttgataataataaagttagccgacatttttgatttttttatttttcttaatttatcaaattataactaaaaaatacttttaaaaaatatttttaaaaaattgcacttatagtttttgaagtttttaacaaatgaaaaaaaatttttttttcatttttttgtaataattttttaataaaaaaaatcataaaaatttttagatgtcggctaactattttcatgaagtttttttattaattgtcatcatcattttaataattattgaaaaatgattgACACTGAAGATGACagacattataaatttttttataattttataaaatttgttatgaaaaaaaattacatatatgaaaattaaaaaaaaattaagaataactttttttatttaaatttattttttataaaattaaaaaaaaattgacagttgtcAACTAACttcattatcataataatgTGGCTTGCTGTATATAGCGTCGCTGTTGAATAAATTGAACGAGATGAATGCTGTCAACATATTCTACATCACAATATTTTGAACTTGGTAAGTTTGTTACTTACATATGTTCACCACGTGTTGGTTTGAACTTTTGGCAAATGtattaaaactaatttagcagatatttattaaattttgataatttttttaacaaataaattatggcaaaaaaatgaaaaaaaaaaaattaacatgtagaaattttaataaattaaagatgccattttttaaaaatagttttttggagcacatttgtttgttaaataaaattttaaagtgacagctaaattaattttcacaacaaaTGTAATTTATTGCGCTGAGAGTGGCACGTCTATCGACGAGGGCGCTCGAGTGACAGAGACTAGAACAACTCCTGATTTGATCCACAACCTAGCTCACCGAATTGTAGTGCAGTTTGTTGAACTTGGGATGACCTGTATTGCAGTTTTTTATGACCTCAAACTTGAAAGTGTAATTATGACTATTGCCTTAACTATTGTGCCGAGCCGAGTGCTCGAATCAGAAATGTACGCATGCGCAAAATTTACTTAGTGttcattgaataaatttaagaattttttaatgaatcaattatagcaaaaaaagttgtcatgtaaaaatcaaaaaaaaaaagaaaaatgcaattttttacaaataattgtttgaatcaaatttgtttttaaaaaattaaaaaattgtctagTGACTATACTAACTTTAACGTCATATTATATAAGACATGtttatagtttaataaaaaactttacaATTCTACTCTGATTATATATATGCGCACTATGTGTTAAACAACTTAACCTCCAAAATAATgaacaagtaaataaaatgagtggattttttaaattttataaacaactCTTGGTTAAATACCCATTGGGATTGCAAGCTCTGCAAGCtggtaattataaaattaattatttaaaatttaatttttgatatttattgatgtataaatatttttaggagcTTTGATGGCTGTTGGAGATCAAATGGCCCAGAATTTAGTTGAGAATCGGAGTTTCAATGACCTAGACTTTATGCGGACGGCTAAATTTTATGcaattggattttttattgGTGTGAGTGTATAGCAATTGTATGATAGTAAAGTTATctaactgtcaattttttttatttttataacaactcaataacaaaaaaagaaatttcactaattttttttttttaattttcacatgtggaatatttcaatttaattttttttcataataattgaattgttaaaaatttcttatgtcAATTAACTTCAGTGTCTTATTGTTATagtgatacaaaaaattaataataataattgaaagcAGGGTCCATCAACAAGAACGTGGTACGGAGTGCTTGATAAATATATTGGCTCCAAAGGAACAGTAGttgctttaaaaaaagttGCTTTTGATCAATTACTGTTTGCTCCGACATTTATCGTCGTTTTGCTAAGCTCAATCGGATTGATGCAAGGCAATGATATCAATGGAATAAAAACTAAGCTGTCTAATGAGTATAAAGATATTcttataaacaattataaggtaattaatatttatgaaaattaaattagccgacatctaaaaatttttagaatttttttttattgaaaaaattattacaagaaaatagaaaaaaaaattttcatttgcgaaagattttaaaaatcgtaagtgcaatttttgaaaaatattttttttttttttttttttatttatttatttaaggtcGTTTTTCAACATCAAGGTCATTAACGACCACTGTagattacaataatttttaattaagtgtTACATGATAGTATAATTTGTAATGAAATGTAATATAAAGTGTACaataagtagtttttttttttttttttttttttttaataggacaatttttttggcagtgatttaatttttattttagattttattatataaattaatttttttcagaaattctATAGTTTTTAAGATCCCTCCCCGTGTATTTAGACAGTCTTCAATGTTGTTAGGTAGATTTAAGTCGGCTCTGGTCCTCGTTCCAGTGGTGCACTCCAGGAGGATATGTTCGATGGTGAGCTCCTTATTACATTTGTCACACTTACGTTGGTTCTCTTTGTTCAGCATCCATTGATGGGTAATCAGTGTATGGCCGATCCTCAATCGGACAATTTTCACCTGGTCTTTTCTAGAGATGGCGTGGGAGTTGGGATAATGTCAGGTTTATCTGAGTGCGGAGTTTTTTGCCTGTTGATCTGCTTCCTCGTTCCCTTTAAAGCCTTGGTGTCCAGATATCCACACAATTTCCACCACGGTGAGGCGGTTTAGGTTGTGTAGTAAAGTTGATATTTCCATTATCAgtggtttctttttttttttcgctctttATGGCCGATAGGGTGGACAGTGAATCAGAGAATATAACTgattttctaatattttctGCGTTACAGATAAGTTGAAGTGCCTTAAGTATAGCTGTAGCTTCACATGTAAAGACAGAGTGGAAGTCTTGTAGTCTAAGTGTGTGTACCTCACTGTTTGTAACGATTACGCAACTAGATTTCCCATCTGCATGTGAGCCATCTGTGTAGTACTGCTGATATTCATGATACTTGTCTTTGAGTTCcaagaataaattattgtagATAGTGGATGATGTGGCTTTCCGAGCGTGGTCTGCTAGATCGAGGTTGATAGGTCTGATTAGTTCCTCCCATGGCGGAGGTGTTACTATGTTAGTGGCGGTCCAATTCAGCATATTTGTTTGCTCGGATTCTTAATGGTTGGGGTAGGAATTCCTTTATCTCGTATTCAAGATCTATTATAGAAATTTTGCATACCTGGTTCCTGGCCGGGTTGTCCCGGCGAGTGGAAAGCTTGGTTCGGTATTTTAGGACTAGTTCCTTTCCTTCGGATGGCTAGTGGTTTTTCTCCTGATTCAGCCAGCACGCTATTGGTAGGGCTTGTTTTAAATGCGCCTAAAAAATATCTGAGCGCTGAGTTCTGGATGGATTCTAGTGTTTTCAATTGTCTTGTTGGGGTTGAATCGTATATTATTGATCCATAGTCGAGTTTTGTTCGTACAATGGCTCTGTATGTTCTTAGGagacacacggaaaaaaaaatttcgttctggtaacgtaactgtagagttaccacaactatacacagtttactgttcgttgtagagttacagtaacaaaatgttatttagttctgataactcaatgttgttgagctctcagagctctacgggattgttctcagagccaaacggtatagttgggagcgctttacgttgcgcagtagtggagtgcgctgacatatttcataaccttctaaaatgataaacagaattattttgttactaatccatattattaaaaatatatgaggacaattaagttcccaatttatttatttaaggaaataggtttttttttttgtcaaattgaatttcgttaga
This genomic window contains:
- the LOC123260959 gene encoding protein Mpv17 — encoded protein: MSGFFKFYKQLLVKYPLGLQALQAGALMAVGDQMAQNLVENRSFNDLDFMRTAKFYAIGFFIGGPSTRTWYGVLDKYIGSKGTVVALKKVAFDQLLFAPTFIVVLLSSIGLMQGNDINGIKTKLSNEYKDILINNYKLWPMVQLVNFTFVPLHYQVLFVQSVAVFWNTYVSFRTNRGALHKKNNTTQ